The Argentina anserina chromosome 3, drPotAnse1.1, whole genome shotgun sequence genome includes a region encoding these proteins:
- the LOC126787773 gene encoding berberine bridge enzyme-like 8 — MAIRRLSQLVLLLPILLVLSVSAGTVSASSSTPEDFVSCLLSHALPSHPIGPAIYTPNNASYSSVLESYIRNLRFNESYTRKPYLIITALHVSHVQQAILCAQKHNLQMKIRSGGHDYEGVSYVAEVPFFILDLFNLRTIDVDITSETAWVQAGATLGEVYYRIYEKSKVHGFPAGVCPTVGVGGHFSGGGYGNMMRKYGLSVDNIVDAQIIDVHGRLLDRKSMGEDLFWAINGGGGASFGVVIAYKINLVPVPETVTVFRVIRTLEQNATDIVYRWQYVAHKLDNDLFIRLTMDVVNATGSQIGEKTLRATFNALFLGDSARLLSVMNKSFPELGLTQSDCQEMSWVESTLFWTSFPNGKAPEALLSRVPQVLTHLKRKSDYVKQPIPKAGLKWIFQKMIELQTPMLTFNPYGGRMAEIAATAKPFPHRAGNLWKIQYATNWDASGSEAAEKYIDLTRKLFEYMTPFVSKNPREAFFNYKDLDIGINHNDKGSYFEGRVFGVKYFKENFDKLVLIKTKVDPGNFFRNEQSIPTLPY, encoded by the coding sequence ATGGCAATTCGAAGGCTTTCGCAGCTTGTCTTACTCCTTCCTATTCTCTTAGTTCTCTCCGTTTCTGCTGGTACAGTCTCAGCTTCATCATCAACTCCTGAAGACTTTGTTTCATGTCTTCTAAGCCATGCTCTCCCTTCTCACCCAATCGGTCCAGCAATTTACACTCCCAACAATGCTTCTTACTCTTCCGTTTTGGAATCCTACATCCGAAACCTTCGTTTCAATGAATCATATACCCGAAAACCCTACCTTATCATCACCGCATTGCACGTATCGCATGTGCAACAAGCCATCCTTTGTGCTCAAAAACACAACTTACAAATGAAAATTAGAAGCGGAGGCCACGATTACGAGGGTGTGTCGTATGTGGCTGAAGTTCCATTCTTCATTCTTGACCTGTTCAATCTCCGGACCATCGACGTAGACATCACAAGCGAGACTGCCTGGGTGCAGGCCGGTGCCACTCTCGGTGAAGTTTACTACAGAATATACGAGAAAAGCAAAGTGCATGGATTTCCAGCCGGAGTTTGCCCCACAGTCGGAGTTGGAGGACACTTTAGCGGCGGTGGATATGGTAACATGATGAGAAAGTACGGGTTATCAGTTGACAACATCGTCGATGCACAAATAATCGATGTGCATGGAAGACTTCTTGATCGAAAATCGATGGGAGAAGACCTGTTTTGGGCCATCAACGGAGGCGGTGGAGCCagctttggagttgtgatCGCGTACAAGATAAATCTTGTACCCGTCCCGGAGACTGTTACTGTTTTCAGGGTAATAAGAACCTTGGAACAAAACGCAACCGACATTGTGTACCGGTGGCAATATGTCGCACATAAGCTTGACAATGACTTGTTCATCAGGCTCACCATGGATGTTGTCAATGCAACTGGCTCTCAAATTGGAGAAAAGACTCTGAGAGCTACATTCAACGCCTTGTTTCTGGGAGACTCAGCGAGACTACTCTCTGTGATGAACAAGAGTTTCCCTGAGCTGGGTTTGACGCAATCCGATTGCCAAGAAATGAGTTGGGTTGAATCCACGCTTTTCTGGACAAGCTTCCCGAACGGGAAAGCTCCTGAGGCTTTGCTTTCTAGAGTTCCTCAAGTACTTACCCATTTGAAGAGGAAATCGGACTACGTCAAGCAGCCAATTCCGAAAGCTGGTTTGAAATGGATTTTTCAGAAAATGATCGAGTTGCAGACACCCATGCTGACTTTTAATCCTTACGGCGGAAGAATGGCTGAGATTGCAGCAACTGCAAAGCCCTTTCCACATAGAGCTGGGAATCTCTGGAAGATTCAGTATGCAACTAACTGGGACGCCTCTGGGTCCGAGGCTGCAGAGAAATATATCGATTTGACGAGGAAGTTGTTTGAGTACATGACTCCTTTCGTTTCCAAGAACCCGAGGGAAGCCTTCTTCAACTATAAAGATCTTGACATTGGGATCAACCATAATGACAAGGGAAGCTATTTTGAGGGAAGAGTTTTCGGGGTCAAGTATTTCAAGGAAAATTTCGATAAATTGGTGCTTATTAAGACCAAGGTTGATCCAGGCAACTTCTTTAGAAATGAACAAAGTATCCCTACTCTTCCGTACTAG